The following DNA comes from Ornithobacterium rhinotracheale DSM 15997.
CGTTTCCCATTAAGTCCTCGCGGTTTTTAAATATTCGTATTAACTCCTCCACGCTTCGATCCGTCTTTCTGCGGAGCTTGTCCTCGGCTTTTTCATAAACTGATTTCACTTCGGTAAGTACCAATGCCACGGCGCCAAGTATGCTAAATAAGGGTATCAATGGGAGTGGGTGAGGAAGTATCACCGGTGTAATCACATCGAGAAAGTCAAACATCAGCGCAAAGCTCATCATCGAATAATAAAAAACGAATTTGTTGATGGTTCTGCGGTAGCCCTCACTGGTGCGCGCTTCGCCTAGCGCCTTCGCTTTGCGCACCCCATAAATGAGGTCTACTATCATGGCTACAAGTACCACAACCCATACGCTCACCACTAACCATAGTTGCATGATGAGGTTTTCGTAATTCTTGTTTAAAATATCTATTATCATATGCAAAATTTTTATCTTCTTTCACTGATTAAGTAATAATTACCACCTGCATATCGTATCTTTGCATTATCGCCACGCCCCAAGTCAAAAAAACCATTGTAACCACCTAATGGATTACCATCATAGTTTAATAATTGAGCCGATGGACTTCCTTCAATACGCACAGTTCCTTGTGTTGGTTTAATTACCAAAATTTTAAGCTCAAAAGTTACATTCTCACCATAACCGAGCCCCAACGCCTGCTTAATCTCATTAGCACTAGGCAAATAAACAAATTCTCGACGCCCTGCCTGATTAAAGATAAATTCATGCGTTTTGGTAATATTGTGCTTAATAGCATTGTCGTAGGCACGACCTATATACCCAGTGCTAAAAAGTGCTTTTTGCCCTTTATGATATATATTATCATTTATTCTTGTTAAACCAGCTGTAATGTCTAAAGCTATATTCTCGCCTTGATAACTTGAAGATAACGAAGTAGCATCTAATCGCATAGCAACCAATCTTCGCCCACTTTCAAGACGCATAGTTCTAGACACAATCCCCACATCTTCTGACGGCAAGTCTTTTTTATTTATCTGTACCGCGCGCCAGCCTGCCGCCGCCTTAGCATTCATTATTTGGGTACCTCGGTTCTCTATATATGAAAATTCATTGCCCGTACCGTAAGAACCTAAGCTACTTTCATCTATTCTAAATCCTCCCACTTCTCCAGCCGTAGAAAATAAACTGCCATTTTCCAACACTCGGAAAGGGGCTTTATCCTTGTTAGCCTCGGTACTACCCGCCCAGAACCTCACATCATTTCCACTGCCTTTTATTGTCGTTCCGCTGATACCTGCGTTGGCTTTGCTTTCGTTGCGTTCATTTAATCCTCCTACTTGCAACACGCCAGTACTAATTACATCGCCATCAATGCTAGTGCTTAAAAAGCCCGTTACTTTTTGTAACCGCTCAGAACGATTATAGGCAATTTCCGCGCGCTCCCTCGCATTCCAATTAAGCGTTTCTACGGCATCTGCCAAATTGCTTATTTTCTCCCTATAACTATTAAACTTATCCCTTATTTCTTGGCGCGCTTGTTCTGTTATCTTCCCCGATGAAATGACTTTAATTATATTATCATATAGAAGCTTAAAACTAAGTTTAAATTCTTCATAAACAGGCTTTAAATCCCTTACAATACTATCATCTTGCGTCTTAGCGGTAACATCAGATTTAAACGCCGTGTGCAACGCATTTAACCTGCTGATTTTATTGTTAAAGTCGTTAATTTCTTCAGCACTAATCTGCAAGTCGTTTAAATAGCTGTTCAAAGTGTTTTTAATGCCCGTTATTTCATTGGTATATGTCATAAAATCGCGCGTAATGCGCCCCTCCTCACTTTGTGGATAAACCTTTACTTTGATATTTCTCAACGCATCAAGCATTACAATGTATTCTTCAAGTGCGCGGATTGCCTCATTTTTAGCCTCGGCAGTTATTTTCCTGTCGTTTTTTGCTTTAGAAAAATGCCCATCAAAAATGCCAAACAAGTCTACCATTATATCAAAAGCACTGTAATAGTTTCCGGCAGAATTACCGCCGACAACTCGTCGCACTTGGGATAATCTCTCCTCGTAATTCGCTTTTAAATTCTCTAGGCTCATAAATAAACTTTGCACCTCGGCATTTGGGATTACGCTATTGATCATCTTATTCTCAATATCTCTAACATTTGAAGAAACATCTCTAACTTGACGGCTTAATGATTCAGATAGCGTTTTAGCGGCTTGGACATTTCTTGCAACCTCCGAAATTCTAACTCCATTTACTTTCTCCATTGCGATAAATAGGGCTTTAGCTTTTAGCCTGTATTCTTCAAATTTAGACTTAATGCTTTGCTTCTCGCCGTCGGTTATTTTCTTATCTGAGATAGCCGATAGTATATAGCTGTTTAATGAATTAAAACTGCTGTCGTATGCTGCCTTAGCATTGACTAACTCGGCATCTCGGAGTTGCTCTAAAATTTTAGTAGCACGATTGGAATTTTGAGTATATTCAGTCTTTAAATTTTCCAAAGACACCTCAATAGCCTTGGCTTCTGCCTCCGTTACCACACCGTCTAAAATGGATTTATCTATATTTCCTTTGGCAATGCTTATATTCGTTAGGGCTTGGTCTACATAGTTTTTAACCTGCCCAAAGGCTGGGCTATCGCCTGCGAATTGCACCTTGGCATTAATCTCTATTTTATCCTGCTTAATATCTATCCAGTTATTGCCGTCTTGCGAGGTAATTCGCCCTGTGGTTATTTCTCCTCCATTGATTGCGGTAAATCCGGAAATCAATTTAATTTTCCTAACCTCTTTATCTTTCAGCGTGGAAATATAGCCTAGCTCAAAGTGGTAATAATTCCCGTCACTAAGCGCGGCTATTTTCTTGCTTGTGCATAGAATAGTCCCGCGGTTGCCATTGCGCTCACATTTGGCATAAATATAGCTAGCCTCGTTGGCTTTGAGCGTGTGGCTTCCTTGCGCAATATTCCAAGTTTTGGGCTTGTCGGCAATGGTGTAATGCACCAAGGTTCCAGCCGTATTTTTCACCTCATTGGCGGAGGATTGAAAAATAATCACATCGAACAAATCAAACTGCTGCAAGGGCGCACCTACGGATAGCATTTTAGTTTCAATGCTTAACGGCTTAATTTTCTCTGGTTTGAAATAGCCGTCAGCATCAAATGTATTCGCTTGAATTTCCTGCATAGTTTCGTAGGCTTCTGAAATTCTTTGCTCATTTTTTCGCTGTTCTGCAATGATGATATTGTCTCGTCTTTCTTTTTCTATGTAATTGCGCACTAACTGCGTAATGGTTGCTTGCTCGGCAATTTCAAAAGTGGTCAAATACGGATTATTAATATCTCGCGTGATACTCACTACACGAATGTCGGCGTCAAGTCCAAAATCCGCATCCTTGAAACGAATGGTATTCCCTAGCTTTAGGTTAAAGTTGATTTTCTTTAAATACAGCGGATCTGGCACAATGCCATAAACAAATCGCTGCTTGCTATTCTTGTCCAAATACTTTTGTGCCGCCGCTTGCAATTCTCTTTCAGCCTCTAATACATAAGCCTCCGGCATCATAACATCTACTAAAATGTATCTATCGCCCACGCGTGGCTTAAATTGCGCACTTGGAATTTCAAAGGCTTTTTCCTCTTTATTTTTCAGTAAGGTAAAGGCTTTGGTTTGGCTATTAAATCCGCCTTTTTGCACCTCTAAAACATAGCCCGCTAAGTCTCCAGTTTGAAATATTACCTTAGCCGAGGTGCCAGCTATTAAATATTTCGAGCCGTATTGGTTGTATTCGTTCAAGTCAAAATCAAGCGTTTCGTCGGCAAACATGCGGGGTTCATTGTCAAAAACTTTGGTTACTTTACCCACACGCTTAGGGTAAATCTCATCAAAGTTCTGCACATGCTCCACCACGCCATAGAATGCGGTATTTTTCTCCAAATAAGGCACGGGCATTCTAAGTCTTTTTTGCCCACTTCGGTAATTAGCCGGCAAATTTTTAGCCCCACCTTGTGCATACAAGCGTGTTACCAAACTTGCCTCGGTGTAAGGGTTGCGGCTAATGCTTTTAATGCCTTTGGACTTGCCGTATTCCAGCCTGTATCCAGAAGACTGCGTGCGGTTCTCTAAATGAATGCTTTTATCTGCGTCAATCCAAAGTTCAATATCAAATTCTTCGGCAATGCGGGTAAGAGCTGCAAGGCAATTCGTGTCATTGAAATCAACAGTTTTGGTCTCCGTGGTGGATACCTTACCAATGCGCCAGCCTAATTGCCCCGCTCTGTTAGTGTTTGCCACGACAAGCTCTAGCATTTTGGTTGCCGTGCCTGTAATAGAAAACTCCGGAATGCTCAGTTTATTCTCGTGGTCGTAAAAGAAATATTTAACCTCACTTAATCTATATTTAACCCCGTTAAATGTAAGATTATAACGGTACTGCCGAGTGCTTATTTTCTCCACGCTTGGTTCTTCCACGATATAGTAATTCTTACCATAAACGCTCACGCGGTCGCCAATCTTAAAGAGAATAAAATGATTTAGCGTGAAGTCCATCGTTAGTGTTTCCTCGCCAAAGATTTTCTCCGTAAGACTGCCGTTAGCTCTCACGGTAGCAACAACATCATTATTTCTGTATATTTTATATTTCATTTTGTAATACTTTAAAGGTTAAATCAAATTTCACAAAGACTTTTTCTACATTTTTAAGCCGTTTTAAACTGATTTTAAATCCTGATGATTTCTTATAAAAAACTTTATAAGTTTTGTCGTGGTCAAAAATGTAAAGCGATAATTCTCCAGCTTTTTTAAGCTCATTAAAAAGTGCCGCCCTGTACTGCCAAAACTGCGCGTGATTATTGGCTAGAATGCACATCTTGAGCGTTACATCTTTGTCCTTAAACTTAGGTTCTGCCAAATCATACTCGCCGCCATTTTGTTCTGCCCAATCGTTTTCGTAGACCTCTTTTCGTTCTGGAAACTCCAGCAAGGCTTCGGCACCTGTTTGAATTGCTGCACCCATTTGTGTAAGCAAAATGCCGTTTATTTTATCTTTAAAATCCATTGGCTTTCAAATCATTTCGGTTCGACTTAATGGCTTTCTCCACCTTGAAAATTCCCTCATCTATGCTGTGTAATTTCTCTGTATTTTCTGCTGTTTTACGCGTATTGCGCTCTATATTCATTTGAATTTTTATAAGCTCCGATAAGCGTTCTAGACTATTCCCGCCGTTGGCTTTGATGATTTTTAAAATATCCATCACATGGAGTCGCAACCCCGCCATATGCCCAGAAAGTATATTGATACTCTCCTGTGAGGCGCCTTTAATGGCACCTTGTAAAGAATTGGCGTTTTCTTGCTCTTTTATCACATTGAGCCCCGCTTGATTGATGAGCTCCAGTTTCTTCTTCTGCTCCTCAACAATCGCCATATACATCTGGTTAAAGCTATCGCGCTCGTCGGTAGTAATTACACCGTCGCCGATCATTTTCTCAAGCTCCTCGTGCAAGGCTTGTACTTTTTCGGTGAAGAATTTATCATCTAAACCTGCCAACACGGCATTGCGCAAAAATCCCTCAATATCATCAGCAAAATCAGCGAATGATTTTTTACCCGAGGCGATGCCTTGCTTAATGCTATCGGCTAAGGCTTGCGCTGTGGTACCAGTAGCGGCTTCTCGGAGTTGCTTCAAATACTCACGATTGGCAGCCTCCAAAGAACCGTACTCATCTTTGAGCTTCTTCAAATGCTGATAAGCTTCTTTGGCATCACCTGTCAATGGTTTGGATGCGTCTATTTGCTCCAGCTTTTTCAATAGCTCGTCGGTAATCTCAATGTTTTTTTGAGGAATAAATGAAGTTTGAAAAATTTTGATTTTTCCAAGTTTAAATATCAATTTCTTCTCAAAGCTTCCGATGCCTAAAAGTTCTGCGATATTCTTTTCTACATCTCTGACTTTGGTTTTCTTCCACATTCCTAGGAAACCACCTGTTTTGTAACTCTCTTTATCCACGATGGTTTTTGAGTTCAATAATCGTTTAGCTACGGCATCAATGTTTTGTTTAACCATCTCGGCTGACTTGCGATTGGCGGCAATTTCCTCTTTTATGTTCTCGACGCGGCTTTTGTACAAATCATTGATTTTAACTTCGTCCTGTAAGCGCTTTCTAAGCTCTGCATTATAGGCTAATTGGTGGTAAAATATCTCATCATTCCACTTTTTGAGTTCTTCTCGTGCCTTGCGCTCGCTCTCTCGAACCTTAGCCCCCATATTTAAAAAGCCTGTAATGGCTTTGATGGACTTGGTAATTCCGCCTACAATATCGCCACTGGCAAAGGAGGCTGCGGCACCAGCCACATCGCCAGCAATGTTAAGCAAATCGCCCATTGTTTCCACCGTATCGCCCAGCCCTTCGTCGTATTCTTTGAGTGCTCCGCCAAGCTCGGTAAAAGCACCTCCAAGTTCTCCGGCAACATCGGAAACTTTGGCGAATTTTTTCGCCATGATATCTTTGAGTTGGGCATTTACTTTATCCAATTCTTCCGCTTCCGCGGAAACATTGGTAATGCCTTTTTTTTGCATTTGAGCAATACGCTCAACGAGTTCTGCCTTTTGTTGTAATAAGGCTTTTTCCTCCACGCCTAAATCGGTAGAGGCTTGTATGGCTTTGGCTTTCTCCAGCTCATTTTTAATAAACTTTTTTTGCTCCTCATCTAGCCCATCGCCTGCCTTGTCCAAATACTCCTCCAAGGATTGAATGCGATTGGCCAGCTCTCTTTTGGTAATCCCCACAAGGTTCTGCGACATGCGCTGCATAATAGTCTCTCGCTCGTAGGCTTCGGCATTAATGGCATCGATGGCAGCCTTGCGCTGAAATTCTAATTCTGCCAGCTTTTCAGCCTTTATTTTTTCATTGCTTATTTGCTCTAACTGCTCCTTATCTCGGCGGTATTTTTCTTCTATGGCTTGACGCTTTTCATTAAATGAAATAAGCGCATTATAAGCATCACTAAACTTGCTTTCTTCGGCTTTGTTCTTGTCTTTGTCAAAGCTCTTTTTTTCCGTTTGCAGCTTATTTAATTTCTCCAATTGTTCTGGAGTAATGGTATCGCCTAGCTCTTTTATTTTGTTAATTTCAGCATCTAGCAAAGCCCCGTAATTCTGGTGCGCTTCTACAAGCAAGGCATAGCGTTTGTCGGCTTCTTCTTGCCCCACTTTGGTTTTAAATGCCTCATAAGCGGCGTACATTTCCTTTCTGTCCTGTAAGTCTTTAAAAAAGCTATCATTCTCCTGCTTATCTTTTGCCGCCTTTGTTTCGTTAGCTCGTAACCTTTCAATGCGCATTAATTCGGACACTCCAAGTTTAGCATTTTGCGCCTCCTGCTTTAATTGATTGTATTTATCTTCAATGTCTGCAATTTCTCGCTCCGAAGATTGCATTCGGGATTTTTGATATTCTCGTTCTGCTTGCTCTATACTTTTCAATGCCGCTTGGCGTTTCTGCGCTAATTGCTGTGCTAACTGCTCCGCCTTTCTTGCATTAGCTTCTGCACGGCGACGGCGTTCTTCTGCTGCCTTTTTAACCTCATCGTCTCTTTTCTTCAAAATACCTGCCTCAAATACTGCTTTTTCCTGCTCTATCTCTTTGTATTTCTCCGAATCGTCTTCGTAGCGTTTGAGCATTTTATTATATAAAGCTCTTTGAAGTTCGTCCGTTTTTCGACCTCTGGCTTTTAATATTTCAATGCGTTTTTTCTCGTTTTCTATCTCTATATCTAAACGCGCATTCATTCTATCTTTGGCGTTAGCCGCTTCGCTTTCATTGTAAGCCTTTTCAAAGCTATTTTTGGCATTTTTAACCAAGTTAGTAGCTTCATTTACTGCGCCCGCAAAATCCAATTGAAATAACTTAACCAAGGTTTTAAACACGGTTTCATAAAGGGATAAATAAGCGCGCAAAAAGCCCATTACATAAGATTTCACTTTATCTATCTTATCGCCAAAGCCCTCTACTGCGGGGAATGATTTTTTAATGCCTGCCGTAACTTTATCCCAGTTCGCAATTAGCGAACCTAACAAAACCACCACCAAGCCTATCCCCGTGGAGGCAAGAGCAATTCTAAAGGCTTTTAATGCCCCTGTACTAGTGCCAACAACGGCTGTATAAACTTTCTGCGATAATGTTTGCGCCTGTGTTAAAATGCTATCATTACGCTTGAGTTCTGCCTGTATTTGTTGCAAGCCTTGCAGTACCGACATTGCCGCCGTTACTTTCATAATGCTTTGCTCCACTTCTTTATTTTCTGCACCAAACAATGCCGCAGCACCTTGCGCCATGGAATAGCCCGCAGCAATGGCAGAAGTTGCACGAACTAGCGTATCTAAATGGGTAGTGGTGGATGCCGAGGCGTTGATTTCTTGGTTGGTTCGCTGAATGGCATTTCTTACTTCAACGGCTCTATCTCTTAATATTTGATATTCTTTGGAATTCTGCTTGCCCGCTATTCTAAGCCTTGCCATTGACTGCACAAGTTGCTCCAGCTCCGTTTGCAAATTGACAGATTTCTGCTTGTTTTCTTGCAATTGATTGCCAAACTCATCAAAGCCACTTTTCCCCGTGTTTTTTAGTTTTTTGATAGTGTTTTCTAGCGTTTCAATGTTTTGGTTTAGCACCTTGATTTTCTCTACATCGGTTTCCTGTGCTAATTCTTCTTTGAACGCTCGAAGTGCATCGCTCATCTGATCAATGCTATTGCCCGCAGTATCATATATTGCCGGCGTTCTGCCCAGCATTCTATTGGCCGCCTCAATATCTCTTTTTAAATCTTGAAACTCCTTAGAACCGCTATCCATAGAGCTCATCTTGGCATTAACAAAATCAATCACAACGCCCAGTTGCTCCATTTCATCATGTGCCTTGTTGATTTCTTGGCTTAAAATTTCCAGTTCTTCTGGAGAGGCAAATTGCGGAGTAAAATGCTTATCCGAAATTTGGTCTAATAATCGTCCGGCTTCCTCTAACTTTTGATTTGCCTGCGTTGTAGCTTCCACATCGATGGGAGCTATTTTGGTATTGGCGGCTTCAATAATTTTCTGAATAGCCTCCTGCGTCTTCTTCAATTGGAACGCGTAGACCCCCTGTTGCGTCGGGTCAAAAGTATTGTCGATTTGAGTCTTTAAGTGAGCAAGCGTCGAGGCATGCTGTTTTAGCGCGGCACTTTGCGCCTCGGTAAGTGTGGCATTTTTTGAGAGTATTCCAGAGCTGGCAAGTTGAGTATTTATGTATTCTTTAAACTTCTTTTGCGCATCGTCCATACTCTTAGTTTGCTCCATAGCCGCCTTAACCATTTTAGAAAATTCATCTAAAACAGTTTTATTATTCACGGTGAAATCAATCTTAATTGGCTCGAAATCGCTCATTTTATTCTCTTTCTATTTCTTCTGCACCTAGCCATTCGGCTAGTTCATCTATATTATTTAATCTCTTAGGTTCTTTCTTTTTATAGCCTACTTTGGGCATATCGGCAAGCATCATATTTAGCTCGGCAAATGTGCTTTGCATTACTTCTTTTTTGCTCAAATGCAGTTTGTGGCAGCAATAGCCCACAAAGCCAAAAACGCTATGAAAGCTCTCGCTTATTAACTCGTTTTCTCCGTCGGACTCAGATTCATCGGCTTCGTTATCCTCGTCTGCTGAATTAATCTGATAGTATTCGTAAAATCCTGCACCCCAGAAAAAGCGACCAGCAAACTAAACAAGTAGGACATTTCTTCTGTATTGGTGTGCTTTCTTAAACGCTTGGCAAGTCGTTTAACGCGCCAAGTGATACGCGTTTCATTGCGTATTGCCATGGCGATAATTTGCGAAATTTTACGCCCTTTGGTAGCTAAAAGCTCTAAGGCATTTTGCAGGCTGATTTCATCTTCTTTTAGGTGAATACCGGTTTCCAAAAATGCCTCACAGATTGCAATTTGGCACGCAATGCACGGAACTTTCAAGGTTTCAACGCTAGTTTTTCGTCCAAATATTCTCAAATAAAAAGGAGCGGGGAGTGTCATTTCCACGCCCCTTTTGAGTAGAATTTTAGCCGCTTTGATTTCCGACAAACGCTCCATTATTATACTGGCTCTTTAATGCTGATTTTAGACAGCGGTTTAAAGACAATTTCCAAGAGTGCAAGCTCTTTTTTCTTGAGCTTTAAGTTCAATCTTGCAAATACCTGTGTTTTCGGAATTTTAATCACATGCCCCGTGTCTGTGGTAATCTCCAAGGCTTTAAAAATTAGCTCGCCGTCGCCCTCTTTCCATTCGTTAGATAACGAGGTTCCTCCTTTTATTTTCTTAAGAAAATCCGCCGAATAGTCGTAAGTACTAACCTTAATATCACGCTTGCCTTTCTCGTGAAAACTCACGATTGGCACATCGTTTTGGTCGCAATACTCATCTGTAAACGAGCCTTCTTCCTCTGTCATTTCAAAGGTATCGCGGTAGGTTTTGAACTCCGTCAATGAAGCCGGCATATCCGTTTCATTTTTGACATCTCCAATCTTGATGGTTTTTAATCCATATAGTGCTTTTTCTGCCATTTTAAATGTGTTTTAAATGTGTTTTAAATATTGTTTAATCTTCTCTCAAGGCTTCTTTTAATTTCTCTAAGCCAATGTTGTGAGGCGCTTTTTTTCCAAATTTCTCCGCATACATTGCAAGGAGTGAAGCCCTTTCAGCCTCCGCCTCTGACACTTCTGCATTTTCATCTTCATTGGTTTGTTCGCCTTGCTCCGGAGGTGTTGTGTCCGCCTCATTTGCAGGCGTTTTCGGAGCCTCATTGTTGGTCAAAACTTCCTCTCTTTTGAAAAATGAAACTTCTTTATTTTCCAAATAAGCTGCATGATTTTCGGCTTTTTCTTTTTCATAAAAGCCCTGCCCGTCAGCGGTC
Coding sequences within:
- a CDS encoding phage holin family protein codes for the protein MQLWLVVSVWVVVLVAMIVDLIYGVRKAKALGEARTSEGYRRTINKFVFYYSMMSFALMFDFLDVITPVILPHPLPLIPLFSILGAVALVLTEVKSVYEKAEDKLRRKTDRSVEELIRIFKNREDLMGNVLEILREEKQKQDDQKTNENELQ
- a CDS encoding phage tail protein translates to MKYKIYRNNDVVATVRANGSLTEKIFGEETLTMDFTLNHFILFKIGDRVSVYGKNYYIVEEPSVEKISTRQYRYNLTFNGVKYRLSEVKYFFYDHENKLSIPEFSITGTATKMLELVVANTNRAGQLGWRIGKVSTTETKTVDFNDTNCLAALTRIAEEFDIELWIDADKSIHLENRTQSSGYRLEYGKSKGIKSISRNPYTEASLVTRLYAQGGAKNLPANYRSGQKRLRMPVPYLEKNTAFYGVVEHVQNFDEIYPKRVGKVTKVFDNEPRMFADETLDFDLNEYNQYGSKYLIAGTSAKVIFQTGDLAGYVLEVQKGGFNSQTKAFTLLKNKEEKAFEIPSAQFKPRVGDRYILVDVMMPEAYVLEAERELQAAAQKYLDKNSKQRFVYGIVPDPLYLKKINFNLKLGNTIRFKDADFGLDADIRVVSITRDINNPYLTTFEIAEQATITQLVRNYIEKERRDNIIIAEQRKNEQRISEAYETMQEIQANTFDADGYFKPEKIKPLSIETKMLSVGAPLQQFDLFDVIIFQSSANEVKNTAGTLVHYTIADKPKTWNIAQGSHTLKANEASYIYAKCERNGNRGTILCTSKKIAALSDGNYYHFELGYISTLKDKEVRKIKLISGFTAINGGEITTGRITSQDGNNWIDIKQDKIEINAKVQFAGDSPAFGQVKNYVDQALTNISIAKGNIDKSILDGVVTEAEAKAIEVSLENLKTEYTQNSNRATKILEQLRDAELVNAKAAYDSSFNSLNSYILSAISDKKITDGEKQSIKSKFEEYRLKAKALFIAMEKVNGVRISEVARNVQAAKTLSESLSRQVRDVSSNVRDIENKMINSVIPNAEVQSLFMSLENLKANYEERLSQVRRVVGGNSAGNYYSAFDIMVDLFGIFDGHFSKAKNDRKITAEAKNEAIRALEEYIVMLDALRNIKVKVYPQSEEGRITRDFMTYTNEITGIKNTLNSYLNDLQISAEEINDFNNKISRLNALHTAFKSDVTAKTQDDSIVRDLKPVYEEFKLSFKLLYDNIIKVISSGKITEQARQEIRDKFNSYREKISNLADAVETLNWNARERAEIAYNRSERLQKVTGFLSTSIDGDVISTGVLQVGGLNERNESKANAGISGTTIKGSGNDVRFWAGSTEANKDKAPFRVLENGSLFSTAGEVGGFRIDESSLGSYGTGNEFSYIENRGTQIMNAKAAAGWRAVQINKKDLPSEDVGIVSRTMRLESGRRLVAMRLDATSLSSSYQGENIALDITAGLTRINDNIYHKGQKALFSTGYIGRAYDNAIKHNITKTHEFIFNQAGRREFVYLPSANEIKQALGLGYGENVTFELKILVIKPTQGTVRIEGSPSAQLLNYDGNPLGGYNGFFDLGRGDNAKIRYAGGNYYLISERR